A DNA window from Hevea brasiliensis isolate MT/VB/25A 57/8 chromosome 2, ASM3005281v1, whole genome shotgun sequence contains the following coding sequences:
- the LOC110673820 gene encoding auxin-induced protein 6B — protein MSAGMGKCSRIRHIVRLRQLVRRWRNKARMSANRIPSDVPSGHVAVCVGTSCRRFVVRATYLNHPVFKKLLVQAEEEYGFTNQGPLAIPCDEKVFEEVIRYISRSESGNSTRFLNLEDFQRNCHVGLRSKHEFWTESRPLLHGFTDKTIW, from the coding sequence atgtcaGCTGGCATGGGAAAATGCAGCAGAATCCGCCACATCGTCAGGCTTCGACAATTGGTGCGCCGGTGGCGGAACAAGGCTCGCATGTCAGCTAATCGTATTCCTTCTGACGTTCCATCTGGACATGTGGCGGTTTGCGTCGGTACCAGTTGCAGGAGATTTGTGGTGCGCGCCACGTACCTGAACCATCCGGTGTTCAAGAAACTCTTAGTGCAAGCTGAGGAAGAGTACGGCTTCACTAACCAAGGTCCCTTAGCGATTCCCTGTGACGAGAAGGTATTTGAGGAAGTGATTCGATACATTTCGCGATCAGAGTCGGGGAATTCGACCCGTTTCTTGAATCTGGAAGATTTCCAGAGGAATTGCCATGTCGGACTTAGGAGTAAGCATGAGTTTTGGACCGAATCTCGACCTTTGCTTCATGGGTTCACTGATAAAACCATCTGGTAA